One window of Burkholderia cepacia GG4 genomic DNA carries:
- a CDS encoding aspartate/glutamate racemase family protein, which yields MALVGVLGGMGPLATVDFMHRVIRLTRARCDQEHLPMIVANLTQTPDRSRAIVDGGADPLPALLDGVGLLNRCGVDVIAIPCNSAHHWYEPMRERSAAPILHIVDASVAALPAGVRRVAVLATGGTLVSGFYQAALRARGFEPVMPGAAAQRDIAACIAAVKAGRIDASVRCLSRALATLVRRDVGVAVMGCTEIPIAARALRDAPFALIDSTQELARATVTYALERGWGRTA from the coding sequence ATGGCGCTCGTCGGCGTGTTGGGTGGAATGGGGCCGCTGGCCACGGTCGACTTCATGCATCGCGTGATCCGCTTGACGCGGGCGCGCTGCGATCAGGAGCATCTGCCGATGATCGTCGCGAATCTGACGCAAACGCCTGATCGTTCGCGTGCGATCGTCGACGGCGGGGCCGACCCGCTGCCGGCGCTGCTCGACGGCGTCGGGCTGCTGAATCGGTGCGGCGTCGACGTGATCGCGATCCCGTGCAATTCGGCGCATCACTGGTATGAGCCGATGCGCGAGCGCAGCGCGGCGCCGATCCTGCATATCGTCGATGCGTCGGTGGCCGCGTTGCCGGCCGGCGTGCGGCGCGTCGCGGTGCTCGCGACCGGCGGCACGCTGGTGTCGGGGTTCTATCAGGCGGCGCTGCGCGCGCGCGGCTTCGAGCCGGTGATGCCGGGCGCGGCCGCGCAGCGCGATATCGCGGCGTGCATCGCGGCCGTCAAGGCAGGCAGGATCGATGCGTCGGTGCGGTGCCTGTCGCGTGCGCTCGCGACGCTGGTGCGACGGGACGTCGGCGTTGCCGTGATGGGCTGCACGGAAATCCCGATCGCCGCGCGCGCGTTGCGCGACGCGCCGTTCGCGTTGATCGACAGCACGCAGGAACTGGCGCGCGCGACGGTCACGTACGCGCTCGAGCGAGGGTGGGGGCGGACCGCGTGA
- a CDS encoding dicarboxylate/amino acid:cation symporter yields the protein MNMNENIRITPRIERLHALAIHPLTVFGSLALGIVAGILWPAAAPKFDYVGQVYVGLLKMTALPFMTAAVIFSLQRLLRDGNASDLVMRVIATFGCVSVFVVVVGAVVLVAMRPGEHLSTATLKAFGALVGSDGAASDTVMTLYGTDPAEKSSGLADMLIALVPGNFFAALASGDTLKALVFSLFFGFASGRVPASISAALSQTLETVYFTCQKIMHWLAYPTPIVLFCGGAAQIGTSGFGPLEAMFRFVAAFCVVALVLIAAAIVVIWKRSGATLSATLAGLRTPFAMALATRSSVACMPSMIECLADGFGFARARVELVVPLAVSLLRVGPMVYYASATLFVAQLYERPLGPGELCVVLVASVLAGFASTGTSGVVTVSLAGMACAALHLPFEAAFVLFAAVDPFCEILRTLLLVIGNSAVVSAICARPSRA from the coding sequence ATGAACATGAACGAGAACATCAGGATCACCCCGCGCATCGAGCGGCTGCATGCGCTGGCGATCCATCCGCTGACGGTATTCGGCAGCCTCGCGCTCGGGATCGTGGCCGGCATTCTGTGGCCGGCCGCCGCGCCGAAATTCGACTACGTCGGCCAGGTGTACGTCGGCCTGCTGAAGATGACGGCGCTGCCGTTCATGACGGCCGCCGTGATTTTCAGCCTGCAGCGGCTGCTGCGCGACGGCAACGCGTCGGATCTGGTGATGCGCGTGATCGCGACGTTCGGCTGCGTGTCGGTGTTCGTGGTGGTGGTCGGCGCGGTCGTGCTGGTCGCGATGCGGCCGGGCGAGCACCTGTCGACCGCGACGCTGAAGGCGTTCGGCGCGCTGGTTGGCAGCGACGGCGCGGCGAGCGATACGGTGATGACGCTGTACGGCACCGATCCCGCCGAGAAGTCCTCGGGCCTCGCCGATATGCTGATCGCGCTGGTGCCCGGCAATTTCTTCGCGGCGCTCGCGAGCGGCGACACGCTGAAGGCGCTGGTGTTCTCGCTGTTCTTCGGGTTTGCGTCGGGGCGCGTGCCCGCGAGCATCTCGGCGGCGCTGAGCCAGACGCTGGAGACTGTCTATTTCACGTGCCAGAAGATCATGCACTGGCTCGCGTATCCGACGCCGATCGTGCTGTTCTGCGGCGGCGCCGCGCAGATCGGCACGTCGGGGTTCGGGCCGCTCGAGGCGATGTTCCGCTTCGTCGCGGCGTTCTGCGTCGTCGCGCTCGTGCTGATCGCGGCGGCGATCGTCGTGATCTGGAAGCGCTCGGGCGCCACGCTGTCCGCGACGCTCGCCGGGTTGCGCACACCATTCGCGATGGCGCTCGCCACCCGCAGCAGCGTGGCCTGCATGCCGAGCATGATCGAGTGCCTGGCCGACGGGTTCGGCTTCGCCCGCGCGCGCGTCGAGCTGGTCGTGCCGCTTGCCGTGTCGCTGCTGCGCGTCGGGCCGATGGTCTATTACGCGAGCGCGACGCTGTTCGTCGCGCAGCTCTACGAGCGTCCGCTCGGCCCGGGCGAGCTTTGCGTCGTGCTGGTGGCGTCGGTGCTGGCCGGGTTCGCGTCGACCGGCACGTCGGGGGTCGTGACCGTGTCGCTCGCCGGGATGGCGTGCGCGGCGCTGCATCTGCCGTTCGAGGCCGCGTTCGTGCTGTTCGCGGCGGTCGATCCATTCTGCGAGATATTGCGCACGCTGTTGCTGGTGATCGGCAACTCGGCCGTGGTGTCCGCAATCTGCGCGCGGCCGTCGCGCGCGTGA
- a CDS encoding ABC transporter substrate-binding protein: MNLFSGRAARALLAWFRDIRPERRCLGRYLRGTVCVLIAVSCAARALALDASAAAAAATPTTTSTGLVRMPDGRLLAPEFARIVTRGVLVVAVLGVDQPPFFMSRHGALAGVDIDLADQLAKKLGVSVQFDRDARTFDDVVHLLATGQADVAISKLSRTLPRAQVVRFSTPYISLRRALLINRVGFAELAKGRSLPEVVRDYRGTIGVVAGSAYAEYVRNDFPAAQVRTYPSWPATLDALNAGAVSAVYRDELAIKLVMQDDPTAPIRLRVATFDDLTDALAVGVPVSAPTLLAFVNQFLAERNKRLDVKSLLDAMGR, translated from the coding sequence ATGAACCTCTTTTCCGGACGCGCCGCGCGCGCGCTGCTTGCGTGGTTCCGCGACATCCGTCCCGAGCGCCGATGCCTGGGTCGGTACTTGCGCGGCACGGTCTGCGTACTCATCGCCGTGTCGTGCGCCGCGCGGGCGCTGGCCCTCGATGCATCTGCAGCGGCCGCGGCGGCGACGCCGACCACCACGTCGACCGGGCTCGTACGGATGCCCGACGGCCGGCTGCTCGCGCCCGAGTTCGCGCGCATCGTCACGCGCGGCGTGCTCGTCGTCGCGGTGCTCGGCGTCGATCAGCCGCCGTTCTTCATGTCGCGCCACGGCGCACTGGCCGGCGTCGACATCGATCTCGCCGACCAGCTCGCGAAAAAGCTTGGCGTGTCGGTGCAGTTCGACCGCGATGCGCGCACCTTCGACGACGTCGTGCATCTGCTCGCAACGGGGCAGGCCGACGTCGCGATCAGCAAGCTGTCACGCACGTTGCCGCGAGCGCAGGTGGTCCGCTTCAGCACGCCGTACATCAGCCTGCGGCGCGCGCTGCTGATCAACCGCGTCGGCTTCGCGGAACTCGCGAAAGGGCGGTCGCTGCCCGAAGTCGTGCGCGACTACCGCGGCACGATCGGTGTCGTCGCGGGCTCGGCCTACGCGGAATACGTGCGCAACGACTTCCCGGCCGCGCAGGTGCGCACCTATCCGAGCTGGCCGGCGACGCTCGACGCGCTGAACGCCGGCGCGGTATCGGCCGTGTATCGCGACGAACTCGCGATCAAGCTCGTGATGCAGGACGACCCGACCGCGCCGATCCGGCTGCGCGTCGCGACCTTCGACGACCTGACCGATGCGCTTGCCGTCGGCGTGCCGGTGTCCGCGCCGACGCTGCTCGCGTTCGTCAACCAGTTCCTGGCCGAGCGCAACAAGCGGCTCGACGTGAAATCCCTGCTCGATGCGATGGGTCGCTAA
- the ahpC gene encoding alkyl hydroperoxide reductase subunit C → MPIINTQIKPFKATAYHNGDFVPVSEENFKGKWSVVVFYPADFTFVCPTELGDLADRYAEFQKLGVEIYGVSTDTHFTHKAWHDTSDTIGKIKYPMIGDPTLTLSRNFDVLIEEEGMALRGTFVINPEGEIKLCEIHDNGIGRDAGELLRKVQAAQYIAAHPGEVCPAKWTPGAETLTPSLDLIGKI, encoded by the coding sequence ATGCCGATCATCAACACCCAAATCAAACCGTTCAAGGCAACCGCATACCACAACGGCGATTTCGTGCCCGTGTCCGAAGAGAACTTCAAGGGCAAGTGGTCCGTCGTCGTGTTCTACCCGGCCGACTTCACGTTCGTCTGCCCGACCGAGCTGGGCGACCTCGCCGACCGCTACGCGGAATTCCAGAAGCTGGGTGTCGAAATCTACGGCGTGTCGACCGACACGCACTTCACGCACAAGGCATGGCACGACACGTCGGACACGATCGGCAAGATCAAGTACCCGATGATCGGCGACCCGACGCTCACGCTGTCGCGCAACTTCGACGTGCTGATCGAGGAAGAAGGGATGGCGCTGCGCGGCACGTTCGTGATCAACCCGGAAGGCGAGATCAAGCTGTGTGAAATCCACGACAACGGCATCGGCCGCGACGCAGGCGAACTGCTGCGCAAGGTGCAGGCTGCGCAATACATCGCGGCACACCCGGGTGAAGTGTGCCCGGCCAAGTGGACGCCGGGTGCGGAAACGCTGACCCCGTCGCTCGACCTGATCGGCAAGATCTGA
- the ahpF gene encoding alkyl hydroperoxide reductase subunit F: protein MLDANLKNQLKAYLEKITRPIELVASLDDSAKSQELLALLNEIASLTSRVTVTERRDDAERKPSFSIGEPGKPAGIRFAGIPMGHEFTSLVLALLQTGGHPIKLDDDVIEQIRALDGDYAFETYFSLSCQNCPEVVQALNVMSLINPRIRHVAIDGALFQNEVEARQIMAVPTMFLNGESFGQGRSSVKEILAKLDTGASARAAKSLENKPVFDTLIVGGGPAGAAAAIYSARKGIATGVVAERFGGQVLDTMAIENFVSVRETEGPKFAVALEQHVKQYDVDIMDVQRADALIPGDVHQIRLANGAVLKAKTIILATGARWREINVPGEREYRNRGVAYCPHCDGPLFKGKRVAVVGGGNSGVEAAIDLAGIVKEVTLIEYGAQLRADEVLQRKLRSLPNVTIVTQAQTTELTGDGSKLNGLVYKDLRSGEAKRIDLEGVFVQIGLVPNTEWLKGTVELSKHGEIVVDARGATSVPGVFAAGDVTTVPFKQIVIAVGEGAKASLGAFDHLIRQDVTPAAAAADARQAEEAVAA from the coding sequence ATGCTCGACGCCAATCTCAAGAACCAACTGAAAGCGTACCTCGAAAAGATCACGCGCCCGATCGAACTCGTCGCCTCGCTCGACGACAGCGCGAAGTCGCAGGAACTGCTTGCGCTGCTGAACGAGATTGCGTCGCTGACGTCGCGCGTGACCGTGACCGAACGCCGCGACGACGCCGAGCGCAAGCCGTCGTTCTCGATCGGCGAGCCCGGCAAGCCGGCCGGCATCCGTTTCGCCGGCATCCCGATGGGCCATGAATTCACGTCGCTCGTGCTTGCGCTGCTGCAGACGGGCGGCCACCCGATCAAGCTCGACGACGACGTGATCGAACAGATCCGCGCGCTCGACGGCGATTACGCGTTCGAGACGTATTTCTCGCTGTCGTGCCAGAACTGCCCGGAAGTCGTGCAGGCGCTGAACGTGATGTCGCTGATCAACCCGCGCATCCGCCACGTCGCGATCGACGGCGCGCTGTTCCAGAACGAAGTCGAGGCCCGCCAGATCATGGCCGTGCCGACCATGTTCCTGAACGGCGAATCGTTCGGCCAGGGCCGCAGCAGCGTGAAGGAAATCCTCGCGAAGCTCGACACGGGCGCCAGCGCCCGCGCCGCGAAGTCGCTCGAGAACAAGCCGGTGTTCGACACGCTGATCGTCGGCGGCGGCCCGGCCGGTGCGGCAGCCGCGATCTACTCGGCGCGCAAGGGCATCGCGACGGGCGTGGTCGCCGAGCGTTTCGGCGGCCAGGTGCTCGACACGATGGCGATCGAGAACTTCGTGTCGGTGCGGGAAACCGAAGGGCCGAAGTTCGCCGTCGCGCTCGAGCAGCACGTGAAGCAATACGACGTCGACATCATGGACGTGCAGCGCGCCGATGCGCTGATTCCGGGTGACGTGCACCAGATCCGCCTCGCGAACGGCGCGGTGCTGAAGGCGAAGACGATCATTCTCGCGACCGGCGCACGCTGGCGCGAAATCAACGTGCCGGGCGAGCGCGAATACCGCAACCGCGGTGTCGCGTACTGCCCGCACTGCGACGGCCCGCTGTTCAAGGGCAAGCGCGTCGCGGTGGTCGGCGGCGGCAACTCGGGCGTCGAGGCCGCGATCGACCTGGCCGGTATCGTGAAGGAAGTCACGCTGATCGAATACGGTGCGCAACTGCGCGCGGACGAAGTGCTGCAGCGCAAGCTGCGCAGCCTGCCGAACGTGACGATCGTCACGCAGGCGCAGACGACCGAGCTGACCGGCGACGGCAGCAAGCTGAACGGGCTCGTCTACAAGGATCTGCGTTCGGGCGAAGCGAAGCGCATCGACCTCGAAGGCGTGTTCGTGCAGATCGGCCTCGTGCCGAACACCGAATGGCTGAAGGGCACGGTCGAACTGTCGAAGCACGGCGAGATCGTCGTCGATGCGCGCGGTGCGACGTCGGTGCCGGGCGTGTTCGCGGCCGGCGACGTGACGACGGTGCCGTTCAAGCAGATCGTGATCGCGGTCGGCGAAGGGGCGAAGGCGTCGCTCGGCGCGTTCGACCACCTGATCCGGCAGGACGTGACGCCGGCCGCTGCCGCGGCCGATGCGCGGCAGGCTGAAGAAGCGGTCGCCGCGTAA
- a CDS encoding carboxymuconolactone decarboxylase family protein has translation MTDRLPPFDPASATDAQKAVLADILSGPRGNLNGPFLGWIASPELAQHAQQLGAFCRYRTGLPLRLSELAILVTAARWRSQAEWHIHHPIALDAGVPAATAEAIRRGVEPSFEADDDALIHAFATELYDTRRVSDATFARAQARFGHETVVNLVALLGYYALVAMTLNTFGMRADGQTDLPFPE, from the coding sequence ATGACAGACCGACTGCCTCCCTTCGATCCCGCGTCGGCCACCGACGCGCAGAAAGCCGTGCTGGCCGACATCCTCAGCGGCCCGCGCGGCAACCTGAACGGGCCGTTCCTCGGCTGGATCGCGAGCCCCGAACTCGCTCAGCATGCACAGCAGCTCGGCGCGTTCTGCCGTTATCGCACGGGCTTGCCGCTGCGCCTGTCGGAACTCGCGATTCTCGTGACCGCCGCGCGCTGGCGATCGCAGGCCGAGTGGCACATCCACCATCCGATCGCGCTCGACGCGGGCGTGCCGGCCGCGACGGCCGAAGCGATCCGGCGCGGCGTCGAGCCGTCGTTCGAAGCGGACGACGATGCGCTGATCCATGCGTTCGCGACCGAGCTGTACGACACGCGGCGCGTGAGCGACGCGACGTTTGCGCGCGCGCAGGCGCGTTTCGGCCACGAGACCGTCGTGAACCTCGTCGCGCTGCTCGGCTATTACGCGCTCGTCGCGATGACGCTCAACACGTTCGGGATGCGCGCAGACGGGCAAACCGATTTGCCGTTTCCGGAATAA
- a CDS encoding aspartate aminotransferase family protein, with protein sequence MTTVFHRAPRATLPVAVAGDGIEIIDSTGKRYIDACGGAAVSCLGHSNQRVIDAIKRQAQQLPYAHTSFFTTDVAEELADRLVEAAPTGLEHVYFVSGGSEAIEAALKLARQYFVEKGELQRRHFIARRQSYHGNTLGALAIGGNAWRREPFLPLLIEAHHVSPCYAYRDQQAGETDEVYAQRLADELEQKIVELGAENVAAFVAETVVGATAGAVPPVRTYLKKIRAVCDKYGVLLILDEIMSGMGRTGYLFACEEDGVAPDLLTIAKGLGAGYQPIGATLVSDRIYRTIVDGSGFFQHGHTYLGHATACAAALEVQRVIAEEQLLDNVKARGEQLRASLREHYAAHPHVGDVRGRGLFVGVELVRDRDSKATFDPKLKLHAAVKREAMQRGLMVYPMGGTIDGVHGDHILVAPPFVCTAQQIDTIVERLSGAIAAALASAGA encoded by the coding sequence ATGACGACCGTTTTTCATCGCGCTCCGCGCGCCACCTTGCCCGTCGCCGTCGCAGGCGACGGCATCGAGATCATCGATTCGACCGGCAAACGCTATATCGACGCGTGCGGCGGCGCGGCCGTGTCGTGCCTCGGGCACAGCAACCAGCGCGTGATCGACGCGATCAAGCGGCAGGCGCAGCAATTGCCGTACGCGCATACCTCGTTCTTCACGACCGACGTGGCCGAGGAACTGGCCGACCGGCTCGTCGAGGCCGCGCCGACCGGGCTCGAACACGTGTATTTCGTGTCGGGCGGCTCCGAGGCGATCGAGGCCGCGCTGAAGCTCGCGCGCCAGTATTTCGTCGAGAAGGGCGAGCTTCAGCGCCGCCATTTCATCGCGCGCCGCCAAAGCTACCACGGCAATACGCTCGGGGCGCTGGCGATCGGCGGCAACGCCTGGCGGCGTGAGCCGTTCCTGCCGCTGCTGATCGAAGCGCATCACGTGAGCCCGTGCTACGCGTATCGCGACCAGCAGGCCGGAGAAACCGACGAAGTCTATGCGCAGCGCCTCGCGGACGAGCTCGAGCAGAAGATCGTCGAACTCGGCGCGGAAAACGTCGCGGCGTTCGTCGCGGAAACGGTGGTCGGCGCAACAGCCGGTGCGGTGCCGCCGGTGCGTACCTACCTGAAGAAGATTCGCGCGGTATGCGACAAGTACGGCGTGCTGCTGATCCTCGACGAAATCATGTCGGGGATGGGGCGTACGGGTTATCTGTTCGCATGCGAAGAAGACGGCGTCGCACCCGACCTGCTGACGATCGCGAAAGGGCTCGGCGCGGGTTACCAGCCGATCGGCGCGACGCTGGTGAGCGACCGTATCTACCGGACCATCGTCGACGGCTCGGGCTTCTTCCAGCACGGCCACACGTATCTCGGCCACGCAACCGCCTGCGCGGCCGCACTCGAAGTGCAGCGCGTGATCGCCGAAGAGCAACTGCTCGACAACGTGAAGGCACGCGGCGAGCAACTGCGGGCGTCGTTGCGCGAGCATTACGCCGCGCATCCGCATGTCGGCGACGTGCGCGGCCGCGGGTTGTTCGTCGGCGTCGAACTCGTGCGCGATCGCGACAGCAAGGCGACCTTCGATCCCAAGCTGAAGCTGCATGCGGCGGTCAAGCGCGAGGCGATGCAGCGCGGCCTGATGGTGTATCCGATGGGCGGCACGATCGACGGCGTGCACGGCGATCACATCCTGGTCGCGCCGCCGTTCGTCTGCACCGCGCAGCAGATCGACACGATCGTCGAACGCCTGTCCGGCGCGATCGCTGCGGCGCTCGCATCGGCCGGCGCGTGA